A genomic region of Microthrixaceae bacterium contains the following coding sequences:
- a CDS encoding YcnI family protein: protein MTTNIFKPAAFAGASIAALFALTPVASAHVTPVPSTAPAGGYATIELQIPHGCDGAATERVEVQLNDEISSVKAESIAGWTVSYERAPLDEPIDLHGEQVDEYVSVVSWTAEGDPLPDDEYQRFGISMKVPEHAGDDLLLPTVQYCVGGGTSSWLEADPEAEHPAPMVKLVAADGTDGHDDAPSEDSADSADNAEAESSSDAVARVLGVVAIALAAVGAGLALRKRPA from the coding sequence ATGACCACAAATATCTTCAAACCCGCCGCGTTCGCTGGCGCGTCCATCGCCGCGCTCTTCGCACTGACGCCGGTGGCATCCGCACACGTCACCCCCGTTCCGTCGACCGCACCCGCTGGCGGGTACGCAACGATCGAGTTGCAGATTCCCCACGGCTGCGACGGCGCTGCGACCGAACGGGTCGAGGTGCAACTCAACGACGAGATCAGCTCGGTGAAGGCCGAGTCCATTGCCGGATGGACGGTCTCCTACGAGCGGGCTCCTCTCGACGAGCCGATCGACCTGCACGGTGAGCAGGTCGACGAGTACGTCTCGGTCGTGTCCTGGACGGCCGAGGGCGACCCGCTGCCCGACGACGAGTACCAACGCTTCGGTATCTCCATGAAGGTCCCCGAACACGCTGGCGACGACCTGTTGTTGCCGACGGTGCAGTACTGCGTCGGCGGCGGAACATCGTCGTGGCTCGAGGCCGACCCCGAGGCCGAGCACCCGGCCCCGATGGTGAAACTCGTCGCAGCCGACGGTACCGACGGCCACGACGACGCGCCGTCGGAGGACAGCGCCGACAGCGCCGACAACGCCGAGGCCGAGTCAAGTAGCGACGCCGTCGCCCGCGTCCTCGGCGTGGTGGCGATCGCACTCGCAGCGGTCGGGGCGGGCCTCGCCCTTCGCAAACGCCCGGCCTGA